The sequence AGTGTAACTTCTTTTATAAACATGCTACAAATTTTAGAATAAATTATTTATATATTTTTAGAAATTTTCATTAATGCTAATTTTGCTGCTTCTTGTTCAGCATCTTTCTTGCTACTACCCCATCCCTCACCAATCACTATTTTATCTAAAAAGGTTTTTGCTAAAAACATTTTAGCGTGGTCAGGTCCTTCTTCTTTTAAAATTTTATAACTTAACTTACCAACCTTCTTCTGGGATAGAATCTCCTGCAGTCTTGTTTTATAATCATCTAAAAAGGGTTTTTTTACCTCATCATCTATTTTTTTAGAGTATAGATTGATAACCCACTTTTTTGTCTTTTTAATACCTAAATCTAAATAAATAGCTCCTATTAATGCTTCTAAGGCATCGGCCAGTATGGAATCCTTCTTCCTCCCACCTGATCCATCCTCATTTTCTCCTAAAATAATTACTTTTCCTAAGTCTATATCTTTAGCTAATTGAGATAATGTATCACCACTCACTAAATTTGACTTTATTTTTGCAAGTTCTCCTTCATTTTTTGTTGGAAATTTCTGATATAAATAAGAAATGATTATTAATGAAAGAACTGAATCTCCTAAAAACTCCAATCTTTCATTTGTTTCTGTATTTTCATCAATATCATGTAAATAGGAGCGATGAGTTAATGCTTTAATTAAAATTTCTTTTTTTTTAAATACCAGTTTTTGATCTTTAGCCCAGTTTATTATTTGCTCTGTATTCATATATTCTATACTTTTAAAAATTAAAAAAAATTATCTAATCAGTTAGTTTATCACAAACAAGTTCGGTTGTTAAAGATAATCAAATGCATTTCAAGATTTTCTCTCATTTTCTTTTAATAAAATAAAAGCCTTTAGTAATAAATAATTGCTAAAGGCTTTTAGTTGACAAAGTTAAAAAATTTAGAGATTAAACTGCAGACTGAATATAATTTATTACATCATTTACACTTAAAACTTTTTCTACATCCTCATCTGGTATTTCTATATTAAATTCCTCCTCTATAGCCATAACTATTTCCACTATATCTAACGAATCTGCACCGAAATCCTCTAAAAATTTTGATTCAAATGATATTTTTTCCTCTTCAATATCTAAAACATCAGTAATTAATTTTTTTAATTTTTCAAAAATTTCATCCCTTTCCATATTACCTCCAAATATTTTTTTAATTCTTTTGACGAGAAATATCCTTTTTAGTTTCAAATAAATATAGTTATTTCCTATCTATCCTCTTTCAAATACTTACTTATTTCACTTTTTAAATTGATTATCATTTCACTATTTATCACTTGTTTAGCAACTCTAATAGAATTTTTTATTGCTTTAGATTTTGATCTACCATGAGCTTTTATACAAATACCATCTATTCCCACAAGTTGAAGACCACCATATTCTCTGTAATCAAATTTTTTCTTTAAACTTTTCAGTGAGGGCTTTAATAGATATGCACATATCTTACTTACTGTATTAGTGAGAAATGTATCTTTTAATTGATTAAATAGCATTTCTGCAGTTCCCTCCATAGATTTTATAACAATATTTCCTATAAAACCATCACATACTATAACATGGGCTTTTCCATCTAATATTTTGTGACCTTCAATGTTTCCAACAAAATCTTTAATTGATTTAGAAATTAACTCATATGACTCTTGGACTAAGTGATTTCCTTTTGTTCTTTCTTCCCCTATACTCAGTAAACCAACCTTAGGTTTAACATCCACTAACAAATTTTTATATAAAATCTTCCCCATAATAGCAAATTGTAATAAATATATTGGTTTACAATCAACATTTGCACCTATGTCAATCAATAGTATTGGATTTTTAACAGTGGGTATAAATGCAGCCAATGCGGGTCTTTTTACACCTTTTATTCTCCCAATATTTAGAATAGCTGAGGCCATAACTGCTCCTGTTGGACCTGCAGAAATCATTCCATCTGCCACTTTATCTCTTACTAGTTTCGAACAAATATTTATAGAACTCTGTTTTTTTCTTCTTACAACTATTGCAGGACTTTCATCTTGCTCTATCTTTTGAGTAGCATTTAGAACTGATACCCTCTTCTTATCAAATATTTGCTTTGATAATAAACTATTTATCTTTTCTTCTTCACCAACAAGAATAATACTGAAATCTTCTTCTTCTAAAGATAGAATTGCTCCCTCAACTATCTCTTCGGGAGCATAATCACCTCCCATGGCATCTATTGCAATTGTAATTTTTTTTATTTCTTTTTTATTCAACCTTTAATTTTCCTTGCTAGTTACATGTGACATCCTCTCTCCAATTAATTCCATAAAAGAATTATTGAAGAATTTGAATATAGTTTCTCCCTTTATATTTCACTCAATTCCCCTCCCTTTATGGGAGGGGGTAGGGGGAGGGTAAAATGTCTTCGAAACCATGTCACAAATCTCAAAAAGTACAAATTTTATAAAAAGATATATTTAAATATCAAGTGCTTTCTTTAAACTATCAATTGAAACCTGCTCAGTAAGTATTTCTCTTAACCTATCTACCTTCTGAGGTTCATGTATTCTAAGATGTCCCACAATCTTCTCTGTTTTTTCAACTGTTGTAAGTGTGTCATAAGGTACTAATACCATAGGAACTCCTAATTCCTCCGCTCTTCCCAAAACGATAGCACTTGGTTGAAAACCGCCAGTTAAAATAAGGCACTTTGTTGAGGTTTCTAATGCTGCTAATTGAACATCAGCTCTATCTCCTCCTGTAATAACTGCTTTATTTGCTACTCTTCTAAAAAATCTCAATGCCTGTTCTTGACCCATAGCTCCAACCATAAATGCTTCAACAAGTTCATCTACAAAATCATGAGCACATAATACTTCTCCATTAAGATTCGTTGATAAATCTTTAACACTAATTGAGGAAAGCAGTTTATTTTCGATTACTGTACCAAAGACTGGGATGTCATTTTTATTTAAATAGGGAATTATATTCTCATCTATATATTCTATTTCGTCTCTTGGAATTATATTTATAATTACACCCAAGAAATGTTCTTTAAGTTGTTTTTTTATGAATAGTATCTCATCAACCATTCCCCATTTATATTTTGTTACTAAAATTACTTTTGAGGGAATCTCCTTGCATATTTGGGGAACTGAAACTCCTAATGCCAAACCATCATTTAGACTTCGGGCTCCTTCCATCAAAATTAAATCTACATCTTTAGACACCATTTTATGTGCTTCAACTATTTTATTCATTAAATTAGGTATTTCACCTCGTAAACCCTCAGTATATAATTCAGGAGTCAATATAATTGGTGAGTGATGAGATAAAATTTCACAAGTTCCCAAAACCTCACACATAAATTCAGCATCACCATCCATTATTGTATCCTTAACTTTTTTAGGATGTGTTCCAACAGGTTTAATAAAATTTAAATTATATCCCTGATTTTTCAAAATTAATCCTAATCCAGCACAAATTGTGCTTTTACCCGAAAATTCCTCATTTGAGACTATATAACATGTAACCATTTAATCACCCTCCTAAAGAAATTCTTACATCTGTAGCTACAGACCTTTTTCCTTTATCATAAACCATTAAAGGATTTATATCCATTTCTAAAATATTGGGAAAATCAGTTACTAACTGTGATAGCCTAAGTAATGAGTCTACTATTGAATCAATATCTGCTGATTTCTCTCCCCTTATTCCACGAAGAAGTGGAAAAGATTTTATCTCAGATATCATCTCCCAAGCCTCACTCTCAGTTATAGGAGCAACCCTAAATGAAACATCCTTTAATGCTTCTACATATATTCCTCCTAATCCAAACATAAGTAATGGACCAAATTGAGGATCTTTGTTCATCCCCAATATGACCTCCCTTTTAGCACTAATAAATTCTTGTAATATCACCCCCAATATTTTTGCATTTGGCATATATCTCTTTGCTTCCCATATTATATCATCAAAAGAATCTCTTAATTCCTGCTTATTCTTTATTCCAATCTTAACACCACCGACATCAGTCTTATGTAATATATCTGGAGAAGCAACTTTTAAAACAAGTGGATAACCAATTCTTTCTGCTATCTCAGTAGCCTGATTAATGTCCTTGGCTAATTCTGTTTTTGGTATTCTTATACCATACGCTTTTACAACCTCTCTTGCTTCTTCATCACTTAAAAATCTTTTGTCCTCAGAAATAGCGGTTGCAAAGATTTTTTGAACTTTTTCCCTATCAACATCAAATTTCTGATAAATCTTCTCTGGACTAACTACATATTTATGATATCTATTCATTGCAGCTAAAGATGCGATGGCTCTTTCTGGAAAGTGATAATTTGGTATTGAATTATCAATTAATATCTCTACACCTGCTTTTACATGATCTTTCCCCATAAAGCAAGCTATAATAGTTTTTTCTGTTCTCTTTGAAAGTTCAGCTAAACCTATTGCAGTTTCTTTTATCTGAGTTGGGGCTGCTGGAACCAAAATTGCTATCAGTGAATCAACATTTTCATCATTGATCAGCAAATTCGCTGCTCTTAAATACCTTTCTGCTAATGAATCCCCTAAAACATCCACTGGATTATAAACATTAGCTGCACTTGGTAGAAAACTTCTCAATCTATCAATTGTTTCTGAAGAAAATTGTGAAAGTATGATCCCATTTCTTTCACAAGCATCACTTGCCATTACTCCAGCTCCTCCAGCATTTGTAACTATTGCAGCTCTTCTTCCCAATGGTAATGGTTGATAAGCAAGTGCAACAGAATAATCAAATAAATCCTGAACTGATTGAGCGTGAATTACACCACTTTGTTTAAAAGCAGCATCATATGCAGCTTGCGAACCAGCTAAGGTTCCAGTATGTGATGAAACAGCTTTTGCACCTGAATCTGTACCACCAGATTTTACAAGAATTACCGGCTTCTTTTTTGAGACTTCAGAGGTAACTTTTATAAATTTCTCCCCTTCAGTTACTCCCTCTAAGTAACCAGTAATGGCCTTTGTTTTTGGGTCTTTTAAAAAATCCTCAAGAAAATCAACCTCGGTTAGATCAGCTTTATTTCCTAAACTTACAAATTTATGAAAACCTATTTTCTCCCCTATTGACCAATCCAAAATTGCAGCACACAATGCACCAGACTGAGAAAAGAATGAGATATTGCCTTTTTTTGGAGTATGAGTAGTGAAAGAAGCATTATATGGACTATCGGTATTTATTATTCCCAAACAATTCGGACCTACGATTCTAATTCCATTTGATTTTGCTATACTTGCTACTTCTTTTTCTAACTTTGAACCTTCAATTCCAGCTTCCTTAAAACCAGCAGAAATTATTACTGTAGCTTTCACCCCTTTTTTACCACATTCTTCCATAACTTTTGGAACAAATTTAGCAGGAACAACTATAACTGCCATCTCAACATCTACTGGAATATCTAATATTGAAGGATAACATTTAATAGCATGAATCTCATCAGCTTTTGGATTAACTG comes from Actinomycetota bacterium and encodes:
- a CDS encoding acetate--CoA ligase family protein yields the protein MSLKSLFYPSSIAVIGVSREEHKVGHLIFDNIRNSGFKGPFFPVNPKADEIHAIKCYPSILDIPVDVEMAVIVVPAKFVPKVMEECGKKGVKATVIISAGFKEAGIEGSKLEKEVASIAKSNGIRIVGPNCLGIINTDSPYNASFTTHTPKKGNISFFSQSGALCAAILDWSIGEKIGFHKFVSLGNKADLTEVDFLEDFLKDPKTKAITGYLEGVTEGEKFIKVTSEVSKKKPVILVKSGGTDSGAKAVSSHTGTLAGSQAAYDAAFKQSGVIHAQSVQDLFDYSVALAYQPLPLGRRAAIVTNAGGAGVMASDACERNGIILSQFSSETIDRLRSFLPSAANVYNPVDVLGDSLAERYLRAANLLINDENVDSLIAILVPAAPTQIKETAIGLAELSKRTEKTIIACFMGKDHVKAGVEILIDNSIPNYHFPERAIASLAAMNRYHKYVVSPEKIYQKFDVDREKVQKIFATAISEDKRFLSDEEAREVVKAYGIRIPKTELAKDINQATEIAERIGYPLVLKVASPDILHKTDVGGVKIGIKNKQELRDSFDDIIWEAKRYMPNAKILGVILQEFISAKREVILGMNKDPQFGPLLMFGLGGIYVEALKDVSFRVAPITESEAWEMISEIKSFPLLRGIRGEKSADIDSIVDSLLRLSQLVTDFPNILEMDINPLMVYDKGKRSVATDVRISLGG
- the acpP gene encoding acyl carrier protein, which encodes MERDEIFEKLKKLITDVLDIEEEKISFESKFLEDFGADSLDIVEIVMAIEEEFNIEIPDEDVEKVLSVNDVINYIQSAV
- the rnc gene encoding ribonuclease III, giving the protein MNTEQIINWAKDQKLVFKKKEILIKALTHRSYLHDIDENTETNERLEFLGDSVLSLIIISYLYQKFPTKNEGELAKIKSNLVSGDTLSQLAKDIDLGKVIILGENEDGSGGRKKDSILADALEALIGAIYLDLGIKKTKKWVINLYSKKIDDEVKKPFLDDYKTRLQEILSQKKVGKLSYKILKEEGPDHAKMFLAKTFLDKIVIGEGWGSSKKDAEQEAAKLALMKISKNI
- a CDS encoding phosphotransacetylase family protein, translating into MVTCYIVSNEEFSGKSTICAGLGLILKNQGYNLNFIKPVGTHPKKVKDTIMDGDAEFMCEVLGTCEILSHHSPIILTPELYTEGLRGEIPNLMNKIVEAHKMVSKDVDLILMEGARSLNDGLALGVSVPQICKEIPSKVILVTKYKWGMVDEILFIKKQLKEHFLGVIINIIPRDEIEYIDENIIPYLNKNDIPVFGTVIENKLLSSISVKDLSTNLNGEVLCAHDFVDELVEAFMVGAMGQEQALRFFRRVANKAVITGGDRADVQLAALETSTKCLILTGGFQPSAIVLGRAEELGVPMVLVPYDTLTTVEKTEKIVGHLRIHEPQKVDRLREILTEQVSIDSLKKALDI
- the plsX gene encoding phosphate acyltransferase PlsX; the encoded protein is MNKKEIKKITIAIDAMGGDYAPEEIVEGAILSLEEEDFSIILVGEEEKINSLLSKQIFDKKRVSVLNATQKIEQDESPAIVVRRKKQSSINICSKLVRDKVADGMISAGPTGAVMASAILNIGRIKGVKRPALAAFIPTVKNPILLIDIGANVDCKPIYLLQFAIMGKILYKNLLVDVKPKVGLLSIGEERTKGNHLVQESYELISKSIKDFVGNIEGHKILDGKAHVIVCDGFIGNIVIKSMEGTAEMLFNQLKDTFLTNTVSKICAYLLKPSLKSLKKKFDYREYGGLQLVGIDGICIKAHGRSKSKAIKNSIRVAKQVINSEMIINLKSEISKYLKEDR